The Caldilineales bacterium genomic sequence TGCCTTTGCTGTCGAGGATGCGGGCGAACGAGGATACGCGCTCTTGCAGGGCCTGGCCGCGCACCTGCTGGCGGTATTGCCCGGCCAGTTTGTCGCCCACCCGGTTGAGCAGTGCGCGGACGACGACCGTACCCTGATCGGCCAGCAGTTCATCATACAGGTTCAGGGCCAGATCCTCGCAATAGCAGGCGAACAGTTCGCGGGCCTTGTCGCTGAGTTGATAGCGTTGCTGCGGCCGGCCGACGCCGTTGCGCTCGGCGGTGGTGGGCATTACAAAACCCTCGGCCATGAGATGGCCGAGTTGCTGGCGCATGGCGGTGT encodes the following:
- a CDS encoding methanogen output domain 1-containing protein → MSTLYRSLDNSPSGQIIKLLQRNGALGVKELRRELGLSDTAMRQQLGHLMAEGFVMPTTAERNGVGRPQQRYQLSDKARELFACYCEDLALNLYDELLADQGTVVVRALLNRVGDKLAGQYRQQVRGQALQERVSSFARILDSKGILADVSHEADVITLHEFNCPYHELASVHREICNMEKTMMAQVLNANVELTHCMMDGHNGCSFVVSNL